Proteins co-encoded in one Salvia splendens isolate huo1 chromosome 4, SspV2, whole genome shotgun sequence genomic window:
- the LOC121798117 gene encoding putative HVA22-like protein g, producing the protein MIGEFVNSCLILVLGYAYPAFQCFKTVEKNRVEIPELRFWCQYWILVAIITILERIGDVFISWLPMYGEMKLALFIYLWYPKTKGSGYVYNTLLRPYVSRHETDIDRSLIEFRERAWNLAIYYWQNCTELGSTKILQFLQFVSSQGGRSEENQGNQRRPNTTPEPSAPPVGLMRRSKWGPPPPPSGGSSSYFSQAPVSELIKVELHNEQFIRPEDVIVSNLDIGGGSKEKLGLEKDVKTTRHRLRRFIDGN; encoded by the exons ATGATTGGAGAATTCGTCAACAGTTGCTTAat ATTGGTTCTAGGATATGCATATCCTGCTTTCCAATGTTTCAAGACAGTTGAGAAAAACAGAGTTGAAATTCCGGAGCTGCGGTTTTGGTGTCAATATTG GATACTTGTTGCTATTATCACAATTCTTGAGAGAATTGGGGATGTATTTATTTCATG GTTGCCAATGTATGGAGAGATGAAATTGGCACTCTTCATCTACCTATGGTATCCCAAAACAAAG GGTTCTGGATACGTATACAATACCTTGTTACGACCATACGTATCAAGGCACGAGACAGATATCGATAGAAGTTTAATCGAATTCCGAGAGAGAGCGTGGAACTTAGCAATCTACTATTGGCAAAACTGCACTGAGCTTGGCTCCACCAAGATCCTCCAATTTCTTCAATTTGTGTCTTCACAAGGTGGAAGGAGTGAGGAG AATCAGGGGAACCAACGACGGCCTAACACCACTCCTGAACCCAGCGCACCGCCGGTGGGTTTGATGAGAAGGAGCAAGTGGGGCCCACCACCTCCGCCCTCGGGGGGGTCCAGCTCGTATTTCAGCCAGGCGCCCGTGTCGGAGTTGATCAAAGTGGAGCTGCACAATGAGCAGTTTATTAGGCCTGAGGATGTGATTGTTTCTAATTTGGACATCGGTGGTGGGTCTAAAGAGAAATTAGGTTTGGAGAAGGATGTTAAGACGACTAGGCATAGGCTTAGGCGCTTCATAGATGGCAATTAG